The following coding sequences are from one Kallotenue papyrolyticum window:
- a CDS encoding DUF5667 domain-containing protein, translating to MSGISFTEALDRALELLEQGHPLEYCVRQFPEYTDELRPLLQVSVDLQRFADKSLSPLRASQIEPNWEAILADVPQEAQAAPRAQPLIAWLLSWLEHLRYQPLQRYAVLATALIVLVVLTLQNAQQSTPADPLYPVKRSVERVQFLTAATPREQIELRIEFARRRLLELQTLAQQQRSIEEPLLQELVEETRQAITQARQVGVDAQLYQRIDSLLSATDQSLSQLHTIVPGSQDAQLSSAAQQVEALRTDLQTAARVEPTPTPIPAPSSATPSTRVPPPSVTAQPETGTLRDALPIPPSRADLPDTPAPTATPTRTPTPTPEQPVAALPQPAVVATAPPQPSATPVPQPPVASIPEPTLPPTAVPTAPPTAAPTLTATPEPTPEPIAPVLPTPVPTAVPTTIPTLVPTLVPTLIPTAIPTPVPSPAPSPLPTALPTNPPTPVPSPTPSVTPTPCVTPTPEATPTPEATPTPCITPTPSLTPTPEATPAPEVTSVPAPIATDQPVSPSPTATPAPVTPTASATVAPTASPTPEATGTPAPTPTLTATPVITITTIVPTATPAPPTPTAAPKLAASGAARTSQSTAGLLARPQVRTVQNRAASTPARSAAGTPPQAQLERHAAGTRSVVQQIGQQAILGTEQQRVLGTVTKLLQHQFGSGP from the coding sequence GTGTCAGGCATATCGTTTACCGAAGCACTCGATCGTGCTCTGGAACTTCTTGAACAGGGACACCCTCTCGAGTACTGTGTTCGACAGTTCCCCGAGTATACCGACGAACTACGCCCCCTGTTGCAGGTCAGCGTCGATCTGCAACGGTTCGCGGATAAGTCCCTCAGTCCATTGCGCGCGTCCCAGATCGAGCCGAACTGGGAAGCAATCCTGGCGGATGTTCCTCAGGAGGCCCAGGCAGCGCCACGCGCGCAACCACTCATAGCCTGGCTCCTCTCATGGCTGGAGCATTTGCGCTACCAGCCACTACAGCGCTACGCCGTACTGGCCACAGCGCTCATCGTGCTGGTCGTGCTGACGCTCCAGAATGCTCAGCAAAGCACGCCGGCCGATCCGCTCTATCCCGTCAAGCGTTCGGTGGAGCGCGTGCAGTTCCTGACTGCCGCTACTCCACGCGAGCAAATCGAGCTTCGGATCGAATTTGCACGGCGGCGGCTCCTCGAGCTCCAAACCCTGGCACAGCAACAGCGGTCGATCGAGGAGCCACTGCTGCAGGAGTTGGTTGAGGAAACGCGGCAGGCGATTACTCAGGCACGGCAGGTTGGCGTCGATGCGCAGCTGTATCAGCGGATCGACTCACTGTTGAGTGCGACTGATCAGTCCTTGAGTCAACTCCATACGATCGTCCCAGGCAGTCAAGACGCCCAGCTCAGCAGCGCCGCTCAGCAGGTTGAAGCACTGCGTACCGATCTGCAGACGGCAGCACGTGTTGAGCCTACGCCCACGCCCATACCAGCACCCAGCAGTGCTACGCCGTCAACGCGCGTACCCCCACCGTCTGTGACTGCCCAGCCAGAGACCGGCACCCTTCGTGACGCCTTGCCGATACCGCCGTCACGTGCCGATCTGCCTGATACGCCTGCGCCAACGGCAACGCCGACCCGCACACCGACACCAACGCCAGAACAGCCGGTCGCTGCGCTGCCGCAGCCGGCTGTCGTCGCAACCGCTCCACCACAACCATCGGCTACGCCGGTGCCACAGCCACCAGTTGCGAGCATCCCGGAACCAACCCTGCCGCCCACCGCCGTGCCGACTGCGCCCCCAACCGCGGCACCAACGCTGACAGCCACACCTGAACCGACGCCGGAGCCGATCGCGCCAGTGCTGCCAACGCCGGTGCCGACAGCTGTACCGACGACCATCCCGACCCTCGTACCAACGCTGGTGCCAACGTTAATACCAACGGCGATCCCAACCCCGGTGCCGTCGCCCGCGCCCTCGCCGCTGCCAACCGCGTTGCCAACCAACCCACCAACCCCGGTGCCGTCGCCCACGCCGAGTGTGACGCCGACACCATGCGTTACTCCCACACCGGAAGCAACGCCAACACCGGAGGCGACACCAACGCCCTGCATCACGCCGACACCCAGCCTCACGCCAACACCGGAGGCGACACCAGCGCCGGAAGTCACGTCCGTGCCCGCGCCGATCGCTACCGATCAACCGGTGTCGCCAAGCCCAACAGCGACACCGGCACCGGTAACGCCGACAGCTAGCGCCACCGTAGCACCAACGGCATCACCTACACCAGAAGCAACCGGCACGCCGGCACCTACACCAACGCTAACGGCCACACCGGTGATCACCATCACTACCATCGTTCCCACAGCCACGCCGGCGCCGCCAACACCGACGGCAGCTCCGAAACTGGCAGCGTCGGGAGCGGCGAGGACATCACAATCTACAGCAGGCTTATTGGCGAGACCACAGGTGCGGACGGTGCAGAACCGGGCGGCAAGCACACCTGCCCGTAGCGCTGCCGGCACACCACCTCAGGCACAACTGGAGCGCCATGCTGCTGGTACCAGGAGCGTCGTACAGCAGATCGGGCAGCAGGCTATCTTGGGGACGGAGCAACAACGCGTCCTAGGAACGGTTACCAAGCTGCTGCAGCACCAGTTCGGCAGCGGTCCATGA
- a CDS encoding RNA polymerase sigma factor, giving the protein MPGSIDLPATIARAREGNPQAIHELYEVYAEPVRRYCYVRLGDLEAAQDCVQEVFVSVWRGIKKFEYRGEVSFTAWLYTIANNVVVSYIRKRNRTQHVSLSLELNLTDPQTFDTARAVCDRLAIREAIEQLTYEQQQVIILKFFVGLSNLEIAGILGRSEGAVKALQHRAIHRLHQLLSPTRAGLFVELGLGEAR; this is encoded by the coding sequence ATGCCCGGCTCTATCGATCTTCCAGCGACGATCGCGCGGGCGCGTGAGGGCAATCCTCAGGCGATCCACGAATTGTACGAGGTGTACGCCGAACCCGTTCGTCGCTACTGCTACGTCCGGCTTGGCGATCTTGAGGCGGCCCAGGACTGCGTCCAGGAGGTGTTCGTCTCGGTCTGGCGAGGGATAAAAAAATTCGAGTACCGCGGCGAGGTATCATTCACGGCCTGGCTATATACCATAGCTAACAACGTGGTTGTGAGTTATATCCGCAAGCGGAATCGGACCCAACATGTCTCGCTGTCGCTGGAGCTCAATCTCACCGATCCACAAACGTTCGATACGGCACGTGCCGTCTGTGATCGGCTGGCGATCCGCGAGGCGATCGAACAACTGACCTACGAACAACAACAGGTTATTATCTTGAAATTTTTTGTGGGCCTGTCAAATCTTGAAATTGCGGGAATTCTTGGACGTAGCGAGGGAGCGGTCAAGGCCCTCCAACACCGTGCCATTCACCGCCTGCATCAGCTCCTCTCGCCCACGCGCGCCGGGCTCTTCGTGGAGTTGGGGCTAGGCGAGGCAAGATAG
- the mutS gene encoding DNA mismatch repair protein MutS, translating to MSENQELNTPMMRQWRAIKQQYPDTILLWRLGDFYEAFEDDAKLLAATLDVTLTRRNNTRGAEGVPMAGVPYHAVESYVQRLLQLGYRVAIAEQTSPTEATQSDTRARSIFQRDDLMRERPSKKGMVDREVVRVLTPGTLVEPSLIDARSNNYLAAVFVERGRIGLAYTDVSTGEFAVTELEGPRATQRLEGELMRLQPAEILVSDDDTNRPPTLRPQNARLQHDLQPMRREERERLLPYERVARRVDGQAAGGAWVQGRITPWAAWHWDLDTARDALRQQFGTTSLQGFGLHDKPAAARAAGAMLQYLVETQRMAVAQISALRCYSTDEFMFLDPQTRRNLELLESTAGRKHGSLIDVLDQTRTPMGARLLRQWLSQPLLDIARLRQRQEAIRRFVDDALLRAEVRARLKQIGDIERVVNRVIQGVALPRDLVRLREALRVLPELIAMLETAAIAPLEARIAETPPDDWELDDELFEDVSQPAGSAPAAPLDACADVLQLLERAIADDPPALLGGWNPKDPENVIRRGFDPQIEELITRSNEARQWINDLEQNEIARTGIKSLKVGYNKVFGWYIEVSKTQAHLVPDDYIRKQTLVGAERFRTRQLDEYEAILLAAEQRLNELERDAFRRVIRLIAEQGQRLLATARGLAELDVYAALADVAVRGRYVCPTLVETPTLRIVGGRHPVVEQTLDEPFVANDVHMDAEREQILLITGPNMSGKSTFLRQVALIVLLAQIGAWVPADEAEIGLVDRIFTRIGAQDDIATGQSTFMVEMTETASILSQSTRQSLIVLDEIGRGTSTYDGLAIARAVLEYIHHHPRLGGRTLFATHYHELTELARVLPRLRNYTVQVSEEDGRVVFLHKIVPGTADRSYGVHVAELAGIPKSVIQRARQLLAELEGTHRQERQRLRAAMQHAEPQPGQIQLSLFTAAEHPVVRRLRDLAVEELTPIEALTLLYELRQQAQEAGSVPGPGRA from the coding sequence ATGAGCGAGAACCAAGAGCTGAACACGCCGATGATGCGCCAGTGGCGCGCCATCAAACAACAATACCCCGATACGATCTTGCTGTGGCGGCTCGGTGACTTCTATGAGGCCTTCGAAGACGACGCCAAACTCCTGGCGGCAACCCTAGACGTAACCCTGACGCGGCGCAACAACACGCGGGGCGCCGAAGGCGTACCAATGGCCGGCGTGCCCTACCATGCCGTTGAAAGCTATGTCCAGCGCCTGTTGCAATTGGGCTATCGCGTCGCGATCGCCGAACAGACCTCGCCCACCGAAGCCACCCAGAGCGATACGCGCGCCCGCAGCATCTTTCAGCGCGACGATCTGATGCGCGAGCGGCCCTCCAAAAAGGGCATGGTCGATCGCGAGGTCGTGCGCGTGCTGACGCCCGGCACGCTGGTCGAGCCGAGCCTGATCGATGCGCGCAGCAACAACTATCTGGCGGCTGTCTTTGTGGAGCGCGGACGCATCGGTCTGGCCTACACCGATGTTTCCACCGGCGAGTTTGCCGTCACCGAGCTGGAGGGGCCACGCGCCACACAACGCCTGGAAGGCGAGCTGATGCGGCTGCAACCGGCGGAGATCCTGGTCTCCGACGATGACACCAACCGTCCACCGACGCTGCGCCCACAAAATGCGCGGCTGCAACACGATCTCCAGCCCATGCGCCGCGAAGAGCGCGAGCGCCTCCTGCCCTACGAACGCGTCGCGCGGCGTGTCGATGGTCAGGCGGCCGGCGGCGCCTGGGTGCAGGGGCGCATCACGCCGTGGGCCGCGTGGCACTGGGATCTCGACACCGCGCGCGATGCGCTGCGCCAGCAGTTCGGCACCACCTCGCTGCAGGGCTTTGGCCTGCACGACAAGCCCGCCGCTGCGCGCGCCGCCGGCGCCATGTTGCAGTACCTGGTCGAAACCCAGCGCATGGCCGTCGCCCAGATCAGCGCACTACGCTGCTACAGCACCGACGAGTTCATGTTCCTCGACCCGCAGACGCGGCGCAATCTGGAGCTGCTGGAAAGCACCGCCGGCCGCAAACATGGCTCGCTGATCGACGTGCTGGATCAGACGCGCACGCCGATGGGCGCACGCCTGTTGCGCCAGTGGCTCTCACAGCCCCTGCTCGACATCGCCCGGCTGCGCCAACGCCAGGAGGCCATCCGGCGCTTCGTGGACGATGCCCTGCTGCGCGCCGAGGTGCGCGCGCGCCTCAAGCAGATCGGCGACATCGAGCGTGTCGTCAACCGCGTGATCCAGGGCGTGGCCCTGCCGCGCGATCTGGTACGGCTGCGGGAAGCGCTGCGCGTCCTGCCAGAGCTGATCGCCATGCTGGAGACGGCGGCGATCGCGCCGCTGGAAGCGCGCATCGCCGAAACCCCACCCGACGACTGGGAGCTGGACGACGAGCTGTTCGAGGACGTCTCCCAACCCGCCGGCAGCGCGCCGGCTGCTCCCCTGGACGCCTGTGCCGACGTGCTCCAGTTGTTGGAGCGCGCCATCGCCGATGACCCCCCGGCGCTGCTGGGTGGCTGGAATCCCAAGGATCCCGAGAATGTCATTCGCCGCGGCTTTGATCCGCAGATCGAGGAGCTGATCACGCGCAGCAACGAGGCGCGCCAGTGGATCAACGACCTGGAGCAGAACGAGATCGCGCGTACCGGCATCAAGAGCCTGAAGGTTGGCTACAACAAAGTCTTCGGCTGGTACATCGAGGTCTCCAAAACCCAGGCGCACCTGGTGCCTGACGACTACATTCGCAAACAAACGCTGGTCGGCGCGGAGCGCTTCCGCACACGCCAGCTCGACGAGTACGAGGCGATTCTGCTGGCTGCCGAGCAGCGCCTGAACGAGCTGGAGCGCGACGCCTTCCGCCGCGTGATCCGGCTGATCGCCGAGCAGGGGCAGCGCCTGCTGGCAACCGCGCGCGGCCTGGCCGAACTGGATGTGTACGCCGCGCTGGCGGATGTCGCGGTGCGTGGGCGCTATGTCTGCCCTACGCTGGTGGAAACGCCCACGCTGCGCATTGTGGGCGGGCGGCATCCGGTCGTCGAGCAGACCCTGGACGAGCCCTTCGTCGCCAACGACGTTCATATGGACGCCGAGCGCGAGCAGATCCTGCTGATCACCGGCCCGAACATGAGCGGCAAAAGCACCTTCCTGCGCCAGGTAGCGCTGATCGTGCTGTTGGCGCAGATCGGCGCCTGGGTGCCCGCCGATGAGGCCGAGATCGGGCTGGTGGATCGCATTTTCACGCGCATCGGCGCCCAGGACGACATCGCCACCGGCCAGAGCACCTTCATGGTGGAGATGACCGAGACGGCCAGCATTCTCTCGCAGAGCACGCGCCAGAGCCTGATTGTTCTGGACGAGATCGGGCGCGGCACAAGCACCTACGATGGCCTGGCGATCGCCCGGGCTGTGCTCGAATATATCCATCATCATCCCCGTCTGGGGGGACGCACGCTGTTCGCCACGCATTACCACGAACTGACCGAACTGGCGCGTGTGCTGCCACGGCTGCGCAACTACACCGTCCAGGTCAGCGAAGAAGACGGCCGCGTGGTATTCCTCCACAAGATCGTCCCCGGCACCGCCGACCGTTCGTACGGCGTGCACGTTGCCGAACTGGCCGGCATTCCCAAGAGCGTGATCCAGCGCGCGCGGCAACTGCTGGCCGAGCTGGAGGGCACCCATCGTCAGGAACGCCAGCGCCTACGCGCCGCGATGCAACATGCCGAACCGCAGCCGGGGCAGATTCAGCTCTCGCTCTTCACTGCTGCCGAGCACCCGGTCGTGCGCCGTTTACGCGATCTTGCGGTCGAGGAGCTGACGCCGATCGAGGCGCTGACCCTGCTCTACGAGCTGCGCCAGCAAGCCCAGGAAGCCGGTAGTGTTCCCGGGCCAGGCCGCGCCTGA
- the lipA gene encoding lipoyl synthase, whose amino-acid sequence MPQSPGYQRKPSWLLKKIEHTPETRAVRHLLRDLGLNTVCEEASCPNLSHCFGRGTATFMIGGDRCTRRCHYCDVATGRPAPLDASEPWRVAEAARRLRLQYVVVTAVARDDLPDGGAQHFAATIRAIRRLNPQAQVEVLIPDFKGRPEALRMVLEAEPDVLNHNIETVRRIFKDVRPQGGYDRSLELLARSKALAPAIATKSGLMVGLGERADEVYATLRDLRAVGVDLITIGQYLQPSKQHVPVAEYVPLERYDLFRRWGQELGFRATFAGPLVRSSFHAGELLHASQQLDALARPAQGVWIPLEQA is encoded by the coding sequence ATGCCGCAGTCGCCAGGCTATCAGCGCAAGCCGTCCTGGCTGCTGAAGAAAATAGAGCATACGCCCGAGACCCGCGCGGTGCGCCATCTGCTGCGCGATCTCGGCCTCAATACGGTCTGTGAGGAGGCAAGCTGTCCGAACCTCAGCCACTGCTTCGGCCGCGGGACGGCCACCTTTATGATCGGTGGCGATCGGTGTACGCGGCGCTGCCACTACTGCGATGTTGCCACCGGGCGGCCTGCACCGCTCGACGCGAGCGAGCCATGGCGTGTAGCTGAGGCAGCGCGCCGTCTCCGGTTGCAGTATGTGGTGGTCACCGCGGTGGCGCGCGATGATCTGCCGGATGGCGGCGCGCAGCACTTCGCCGCCACGATCCGCGCCATTCGCCGGCTCAATCCGCAGGCGCAGGTTGAGGTGCTGATCCCCGACTTCAAGGGTCGTCCTGAAGCGCTGCGGATGGTGCTGGAGGCAGAGCCGGATGTGCTCAACCATAACATCGAAACCGTACGACGCATCTTCAAGGACGTGCGGCCCCAGGGCGGCTATGACCGCTCGCTAGAGCTGTTGGCGCGTTCCAAGGCGCTCGCGCCTGCGATCGCTACCAAATCCGGCCTGATGGTCGGCCTGGGCGAGCGCGCTGACGAGGTGTATGCTACGCTGCGCGATCTGCGCGCGGTGGGCGTTGATCTGATCACGATCGGCCAGTATCTGCAACCCAGCAAGCAGCACGTGCCGGTCGCCGAGTATGTGCCGCTGGAACGCTACGATCTGTTTCGTCGCTGGGGCCAGGAGCTGGGCTTCCGCGCGACCTTTGCCGGTCCGTTGGTGCGTTCGTCCTTCCATGCCGGCGAGCTGTTGCACGCATCCCAACAGCTGGATGCGCTGGCGCGGCCGGCGCAGGGTGTTTGGATTCCGCTGGAGCAGGCATGA
- the ndk gene encoding nucleoside-diphosphate kinase, translated as MERSLIILKPDAVQRGLIGTIIGRLEQRGLKIIGLKLAQIDTALAQQHYAEHQGKPFFNGLVEYITSGPVVLLVVAGENVVEMVRSMVGATNPAKAAPGTIRGDFAVSIGRNLIHASDSPASGEREVGIFFREDELLPAFTRDTDRWIFEQ; from the coding sequence ATGGAACGTTCGTTGATTATCCTCAAACCCGATGCGGTGCAGCGTGGCCTGATCGGCACGATCATCGGTCGTCTTGAGCAGCGCGGCTTGAAGATCATCGGCCTGAAGCTGGCGCAGATCGACACAGCATTGGCGCAGCAACACTATGCTGAACACCAGGGCAAGCCCTTTTTCAACGGCCTGGTCGAATACATTACCTCAGGACCGGTGGTGTTGCTAGTGGTGGCCGGTGAGAACGTGGTGGAGATGGTGCGCAGCATGGTCGGTGCGACGAACCCGGCCAAAGCCGCGCCCGGCACGATTCGCGGTGATTTTGCGGTCTCGATTGGGCGCAACCTGATCCATGCCTCGGACAGCCCGGCCAGCGGCGAACGCGAAGTCGGGATCTTCTTCCGCGAGGATGAGCTGTTGCCGGCGTTTACGCGCGACACCGATCGCTGGATCTTCGAGCAGTAG
- a CDS encoding roadblock/LC7 domain-containing protein, protein MRKIVEDLIRVEGVIGSLLVGKDGLVVASTLLDPEDAEVLGAMSAAIYGEIDKSTKRIGVGTLVDAIIDAQEGSILLLEAKDLILVVITQRMVNLGLVKMEMRRAARRIHEAVPI, encoded by the coding sequence ATGCGCAAAATAGTTGAGGATCTGATCCGCGTCGAAGGCGTCATCGGGAGCCTGCTGGTCGGCAAGGATGGTTTGGTTGTCGCCAGCACCTTGCTTGATCCGGAGGATGCCGAGGTGCTAGGGGCGATGTCGGCCGCGATCTATGGCGAGATCGATAAGTCCACCAAGCGCATCGGTGTCGGAACGCTGGTAGACGCGATTATCGATGCGCAGGAGGGATCGATCCTGCTGCTCGAAGCCAAGGATCTGATCCTGGTTGTCATCACGCAGCGCATGGTCAATCTGGGCCTGGTCAAGATGGAGATGCGTCGCGCGGCGCGCAGGATCCATGAGGCCGTGCCGATCTGA
- a CDS encoding GNAT family N-acetyltransferase — MQAIDITVAQPDDADEVIRLFGALHQHNATLDPRFALAEGWQALVRVYLHQAQQAQDSLWLLARHAGRAIGFILVEVHLDAPLYRHRRWAEIVGLYVEPAYRGRQVAQQLVARAVAWARERQLGVMQLYVTAGNYRARRFYARQGFITSQVIMRRTLDGAPAAEDQTWTHAAERLHFSESGIRPLDMHEQQHRASGAQPLPSDAGSDDQGQTCYNLDATGGQP, encoded by the coding sequence ATGCAAGCGATCGATATCACGGTGGCCCAACCCGACGACGCTGACGAGGTGATCCGCTTGTTTGGCGCGCTCCATCAGCATAACGCGACGCTGGACCCCCGTTTCGCACTGGCCGAGGGTTGGCAAGCGCTGGTGCGCGTCTATCTGCATCAGGCGCAGCAAGCCCAGGATAGCTTGTGGTTGCTGGCGCGCCACGCAGGTCGCGCGATCGGGTTTATTCTGGTCGAGGTTCATCTTGACGCGCCGCTCTACCGCCATCGACGCTGGGCCGAGATCGTCGGGCTGTACGTCGAGCCGGCCTACCGCGGTCGGCAGGTAGCGCAGCAACTGGTGGCACGCGCGGTGGCCTGGGCCCGCGAGCGCCAGCTGGGGGTGATGCAACTCTATGTGACGGCGGGCAACTACCGTGCGCGGCGCTTCTATGCGCGGCAGGGCTTTATCACCAGCCAGGTGATCATGCGCCGCACGCTCGACGGTGCACCGGCGGCTGAGGATCAGACCTGGACCCACGCCGCGGAGCGCCTGCATTTCTCAGAGAGTGGCATCCGCCCGCTAGACATGCACGAGCAGCAGCATCGCGCGTCCGGCGCGCAGCCGTTGCCCAGCGATGCAGGATCAGACGATCAGGGCCAGACGTGCTATAATCTCGACGCTACGGGAGGCCAGCCGTGA